The proteins below come from a single Corylus avellana chromosome ca3, CavTom2PMs-1.0 genomic window:
- the LOC132175912 gene encoding uncharacterized protein LOC132175912 gives MENNNYSIISREKLDQVASWVGSTVASAFFSSLERFSCVNLSTADPDDDDDPDEAKDRPLTLQHHHEDPQNDVAKLPV, from the coding sequence ATGGAGAACAACAACTACAGCATCATATCGAGGGAGAAGCTGGACCAGGTGGCGAGCTGGGTGGGCTCCACGGTTGCCTCCGCCTTCTTTTCCTCCCTCGAGCGCTTCTCCTGCGTCAACCTCTCCACCGCCGACcccgacgacgacgacgacccCGACGAGGCCAAGGACCGCCCTCTCACCCTCCAGCACCACCACGAAGacccccaaaacgacgtcgcTAAGCTCCCCGTCTAA
- the LOC132174410 gene encoding F-box protein CPR1-like has protein sequence MSDYFSRDLLMPILERLPAKSLFRFRHPNVVVLWVPFIQIFLTLSEPSLPDSISVSGLHCYAHGLGYSRPKDDYKVVRLVYLMSEDDTSVILSCQDEVYSLRTRRWKRINGPMIWASQTLSPAYVNGVIHWTCLGALLLFDVSDKVFCKMKLPNGLTLRAIAACNGSLLAFDYEYELRICGPWVMKEYGVVESWMRHTVIFYPDWMIRGPVPLSFSNNRELLASTRAGELLFCDRRPLEKKKLGDLYVDKCFESLYI, from the exons ATGTCGGACTATTTTTCTCGAGACCTTCTGATGCCAATACTGGAAAGACTTCCGGCGAAATCCCTCTTCCGTTTCAG ACACCCAAACGTAGTCGTTCTTTGGGTCCCATTTATCCAAATATTCCTGACGCTTTCGGAGCCTTCATTACCGGATAGTATTAGCGTCTCTGGACTTCATTGTTACGCTCACGGGCTAGGGTATAGTCGACCGAAAGACGATTACAAGGTGGTGAGATTGGTTTACCTTATGAGTGAGGATGATACGTCGGTGATACTTTCCTGTCAAGATGAGGTTTATAGTCTAAGAACCCGTCGTTGGAAGAGAATAAATGGGCCTATGATTTGGGCGTCTCAAACTTTGTCTCCGGCTTATGTCAACGGAGTTATCCACTGGACATGCTTGGGGGCGTTGCTCTTGTTTGATGTGAGTGACAAGGTATTTTGCAAGATGAAATTACCCAATGGGCTGACGCTGCGAGCCATTGCGGCTTGTAATGGCTCGCTTTTGGCTTTTGATTACGAGTATGAACTTCGCATTTGTGGTCCCTGGGTAATGAAAGAGTATGGTGTTGTTGAGTCTTGGATGAGACATACTGTTATTTTTTATCCAGATTGGATGATACGGGGTCCGGTTCCGTTGAGCTTTAGCAACAACCGTGAGTTGCTGGCGTCGACAAGAGCGGGAGAGCTGCTTTTCTGTGATCGTAGACCACTAGAAAAGAAGAAGCTTGGAGATTTGTATGTAGACAAATGCTTTGAGAGTCTCTATATTTGA